A stretch of DNA from Pirellulales bacterium:
CGGCCGGGCACTGGTACGTTTACTTGTGTTACGGCATGCACTGGATGCTGAACATTGTGACGGACGGGGAAGATTGGCCGGCCGCCGTGTTGTTCCGGGGCGCGGGAGAATTCACGGGGCCGGGCAAATTGACGAAGGCTTTGCACATCGATCGACGGTTGAATGCGCTGCCCGCAGACGAGGAAGCCGGACTATGGTTGGAAAATCGCGGCTTGCGAGTACGGCGATCGCAGATTGCGCAAACCCCGCGGATCGGGGTTGATTACGCGGGAACTTGGAAAGACAAGCCGTACCGGTTTATGCTGAAATCGTAATGCGGGCGGGGCAGTCGCGGATGGACAATTTCGTTCCGCCGTTCATTCCGCGGCGGCGGTTTGCTCCGGCGCAGTCAGCGATTTAAGAAACGCCACCACCTGGGTACGTTCCGCCGGTTTGAGCATGAAAAACTGCTTGGCGGAATTGGCGGCTTCTCCGCCGTGAAAAGCGACGGCCTGTTCCAGCGTTTCGGCCCGGCCGTCGTGCAAGTAGGGGCCCGAATCGCGCACGCCCCACAGGGGCGGAGTGCGCCATTCCTGTCGTAGCGCGCCGAA
This window harbors:
- a CDS encoding DNA-3-methyladenine glycosylase encodes the protein MSTTSQVLEQSFFARPALVVARELLGKHLVRRWRNREQAVVVNEVEAYVGPHDLACHGRFGRTPRTEVMYGPAGHWYVYLCYGMHWMLNIVTDGEDWPAAVLFRGAGEFTGPGKLTKALHIDRRLNALPADEEAGLWLENRGLRVRRSQIAQTPRIGVDYAGTWKDKPYRFMLKS